Sequence from the Candidatus Eisenbacteria bacterium genome:
TCCAGAAGGGAACCATCCGGGTCGACGGGGTCGACGTCCGGGAGATCGAAGGGGGCGCGCTCCGGCGCCAGATCGGCCTCGTGCTCCAGGACGTGTTCCTGTTCGCGGGATCGGTACGGGACAACATCGCGTTCGGCGCGAGGAACGGCGACGCGGACGCGGTGGACCGCGCGCTCGCCGAGGTCGGGGGGGACCGGCTCCGCGCCAGGCTTCCGAACGGCCTCGAGGAGGACGTGGGAGAACGGGGCGGGTACTTCTCGATGGGCGAGCGCCAGATCCTCGCCTTCGCGCGGGCGCTCCATTACGACCCGAGCATCCTCATCCTCGACGAGGCCACGTCGAGCGTGGACATCGAGACCGAGCGCGTGATCCAGGAGGCGCTCCGGCGGTTGCTCCAGGGACGGACCTCGCTCGTGATCGCGCACCGCTTGAGCACGATCCTGGACGCGGACCGGATTCTCGTGATGCACAAGGGCGAGCTGCGGGAACAGGGAACGCACGCGGAGCTCCTCGCGAGCGGGGGGATCTACGCGCGGCTCTACGAGCTGCAGTACGCGCGGCAGCGTCCGGACGAAATCGAGGACTCCTCGAAGCCGGACGGCGAATCGCTCGCGAGGGACGCCGGCGCGGAGCCTGCCGGCGCCGGCGAGGGCGAACCCGGCATTCCCGACCTCTCGTCGGCTCGCGGAGAGGAGCGCTCGTGAGGGAGGGGAACGCATGACGACGGGTACGTCGACCCTCGAGCGGGAGCTCGAAGCCGCGGAGGCGATCGCGCGCGAGGCCGGGGCGCTCCTGAAGGAGAACTTCGGACGCGTGCAGGACGTCGGGTTCAAGGGACGGATCAACCTGGTCACCGAGATGGACCGCCGAGCCGAGGATCTGATCCTGCGCCGCTTGCGGGGCGCGTTTCCCGGCGACGGGATTCGCGCCGAGGAGGGTGGCGGAGGGAACGCGGAGCGCGATCGGATCTGGATCGTGGACCCGCTCGACGGGACCACGAACTACGCGCACGAGTACCCGGTGTTCTCGGTCTCGATCGCGCTTTCGATCGAAGGGCGCCCGGTCGTGGGCGCGGTGTACAACCCGCTCCTCGACGATATGTACTCCGCGCGGCGCGGGGGCGGAGCGCTCCTGAACGGGCGCCGGCGCCAGGTGACCGGCGAGGCCGACCTGGAGCGGTCCTTCCTCGCCACGGGATTCTCGTATGACGTCACCGCGGCCGATCCGGAGCGGAACAACCTGGGCCCGTTCGGGCGCTTCCTCGTTCGAGCCCAGGCGGTGCGGCGCGCGGGCTCCGCCGCGCTCGCGATCGCGAAGGTCGGCGTGGGGCGCACGGACGGCTTCTGGGAAGGCGGGCTCCACGCCTGGGACATGGCCGCCGCGATCGTGGTGGTCGAGGAAGGCGGAGGCCGCGTTTCGGACTACTCGGGCCGGACGCCCGACCTGGACGGGCGGCAGCTCGTGGCGACGAACGGGGCGATCCACGACGCCATGCTCGAGGTGCTCGCGATGCGGGGAGGCACGACACCATGAGGAGGGTCTGCGTCATGCTGACGATGTTCCTGGCGCTGAGCGCGACGGGAGCCGGTGCGGGAGAAGAAGCGAAGGGGGCCCCGACGGGAAGGCCGTCCGCGACGGGAGATCCGCCTCCCGAGTTCGAGATGCGAACCTACGTGCTGGCGCTCCTCTTCCGGGGTCCCACCCCCGAGCCCGATGCCGAGAAGTCGAAGGAGCTCTTCCGGGGCCACCTCGCCAACATCGCGCGGCTCCACGAGGAGGGGAAGATCATCCTGGCCGGGCCCATGCTCGACAAGACCGACCTCCGGGGGATCTTCCTCTTCGACCTCGAGTCCGTCGAGGAAGCGCAGGAGCTGTGCGACACGGATCCGGCGATCAAGGCCGGCGCGCTGCGGGTCGAGCTCCATCCTTGGTATAGCGCGAAGGGGATTGGCATCTTCAAGCCACAGCCCTGAACGAAAGGCAGCTCAGCGCTGCGCGGCTCCTGCGGGCAGGGCGGGGGATGGCCGCCTCTCACGCGGCACCACGGACCCCTGCGACCCGGCTGCTGCAGGACCGATGGTGGACCTGAATCCGCTCCCTTCTCACGATCACGATGACACTTGGCCTGCGCGGCCCCTCCTGCCAGATCGCAGGAGCCGCGAACCATGTTGTC
This genomic interval carries:
- a CDS encoding inositol monophosphatase family protein, which translates into the protein MTTGTSTLERELEAAEAIAREAGALLKENFGRVQDVGFKGRINLVTEMDRRAEDLILRRLRGAFPGDGIRAEEGGGGNAERDRIWIVDPLDGTTNYAHEYPVFSVSIALSIEGRPVVGAVYNPLLDDMYSARRGGGALLNGRRRQVTGEADLERSFLATGFSYDVTAADPERNNLGPFGRFLVRAQAVRRAGSAALAIAKVGVGRTDGFWEGGLHAWDMAAAIVVVEEGGGRVSDYSGRTPDLDGRQLVATNGAIHDAMLEVLAMRGGTTP
- a CDS encoding YciI family protein, which produces MLTMFLALSATGAGAGEEAKGAPTGRPSATGDPPPEFEMRTYVLALLFRGPTPEPDAEKSKELFRGHLANIARLHEEGKIILAGPMLDKTDLRGIFLFDLESVEEAQELCDTDPAIKAGALRVELHPWYSAKGIGIFKPQP